Proteins from one Bacteroidota bacterium genomic window:
- the aspS gene encoding aspartate--tRNA ligase, which yields MLSRIIGVVLSSFKKRTHTCGELRVSDIGKTVTLTGWVDIRRDLGGVIFIDLRDRYGKTQVVFNPQTNASVHELAGSLRNEFVISVSGKVEHRPEGTVNSDLATGGIDVMATELQILNKAETPPFHIEDSIETNEDLRLKFRYLDLRRPALQNNIIFRHKLYQVVHRYFDENNFVEIETPVLMKSTPEGARDYLVPSRVQHGKFYALPQSPQTYKQILMVAGFDRYVQITKCFRDEDLRADRQPEFTQIDAEMSFVDEQDVQRIAEGMIARIFKDLKGIEIPLPLPRLTYKQAMEMYGSDKPDTRFEMKITTLNGLVEGSGFKVFADNVAKGGTVAGLVVPGAASFTRNQMDNLVDYAKSLGIGGLAYMKWTEKGLESAIEKFLGKELMEKIAVHMGAKEGDLLLFVSDTWLKTYSTLGTLRLDMAKRLNMIDEGKWTLLWVTEFPMFEFSEEEQRYVAMHHPFTSPMLEDADLLDTAPDKARSRAYDMVLNGNELGGGSIRIHDSSLQSKVFSLLGIGKDDAEKRFGFLLNAFKYGAPPHGGIAFGLDRIVMILTGSKSLRDVIAFPKTASAMSLMDEAPSEVDEKQLRELHIRVV from the coding sequence ATGCTTTCCCGAATAATTGGAGTAGTATTGTCCTCGTTCAAGAAGCGCACGCACACATGCGGCGAGTTGCGCGTATCCGACATCGGCAAAACAGTTACGCTTACAGGCTGGGTTGACATCAGACGAGACCTTGGCGGCGTGATTTTCATTGACTTGCGTGACCGGTATGGAAAAACGCAAGTCGTTTTCAATCCTCAAACCAACGCATCAGTACACGAGCTTGCCGGGTCGCTGCGGAATGAGTTTGTGATTTCGGTTTCAGGCAAAGTCGAACACCGACCTGAAGGTACGGTCAATTCCGATCTTGCAACTGGCGGGATCGACGTGATGGCGACGGAACTGCAGATTCTCAACAAAGCAGAAACTCCCCCGTTCCACATCGAGGATTCAATCGAAACCAACGAAGACTTGCGATTGAAATTCCGCTATCTTGATTTGCGACGACCGGCGTTGCAGAACAACATCATCTTCCGCCATAAACTCTATCAAGTTGTTCACCGCTATTTTGATGAAAACAATTTTGTGGAAATCGAAACGCCGGTGTTGATGAAGAGCACACCGGAGGGTGCAAGAGATTACCTTGTGCCGAGCCGCGTTCAGCACGGGAAGTTCTACGCGCTGCCGCAATCTCCTCAAACATACAAGCAGATATTGATGGTGGCCGGGTTCGACCGGTATGTGCAAATCACGAAATGCTTTCGCGATGAAGACTTGCGGGCTGATCGCCAGCCGGAATTCACCCAGATCGATGCTGAAATGTCTTTTGTTGATGAACAGGACGTTCAGCGGATTGCCGAAGGAATGATCGCGAGGATATTCAAGGACTTGAAGGGCATCGAAATTCCACTTCCGCTTCCGCGCCTTACATATAAGCAGGCGATGGAAATGTACGGCAGCGACAAGCCGGATACGCGGTTTGAAATGAAGATTACAACACTGAACGGGTTGGTTGAGGGTTCAGGGTTCAAGGTGTTTGCAGATAATGTTGCAAAGGGTGGAACGGTTGCCGGACTCGTCGTTCCGGGGGCTGCATCGTTCACCCGAAATCAAATGGACAACCTTGTCGATTACGCAAAGAGCCTCGGCATCGGAGGACTTGCGTACATGAAGTGGACGGAGAAGGGACTTGAATCGGCAATCGAGAAATTCCTGGGCAAAGAGTTGATGGAGAAGATTGCCGTACACATGGGTGCGAAGGAGGGGGATTTGTTGCTGTTTGTGTCGGACACTTGGTTGAAAACGTATTCCACCCTCGGCACCCTACGGCTCGATATGGCAAAACGCCTGAACATGATTGATGAAGGGAAATGGACTCTCCTGTGGGTTACGGAATTTCCGATGTTCGAATTCAGCGAAGAAGAACAACGCTACGTTGCAATGCACCATCCCTTTACATCACCGATGCTTGAAGATGCGGATTTGCTGGATACGGCTCCGGACAAAGCCCGCTCGCGGGCGTACGACATGGTGCTGAATGGCAATGAACTTGGCGGCGGCAGCATCCGTATTCACGATTCTTCACTACAATCAAAGGTCTTTTCCCTTCTCGGAATCGGGAAGGACGACGCGGAGAAGAGATTCGGATTTCTACTGAATGCCTTCAAGTACGGCGCCCCGCCTCATGGCGGCATTGCATTCGGGTTGGATCGAATCGTGATGATATTGACCGGCAGCAAGTCCCTGCGCGATGTTATCGCATTTCCGAAAACCGCAAGTGCTATGTCGTTGATGGATGAAGCCCCGAGCGAGGTTGATGAAAAACAATTACGCGAACTCCACATTCGAGTTGTGTAG
- a CDS encoding pseudouridine synthase, whose amino-acid sequence MKTGRFHYILFHKPYGVLSQFTPEHGHPSLRDFGPFPPGVYPVGRLDLDSEGLLLLTNDNILKHRLADPKFGHPRTYFVQVERIPDETALQKLRKGMVIEGRKTKQAEVKMLEAEPDLPPRSVPIRFRRNVPTAWLEMTLREGRNRQVRKLTAAVGHPTLRLVRVRIGPLALKSLASGESRSLSANEIQSLGDLR is encoded by the coding sequence ATGAAGACAGGCCGATTCCACTATATTCTGTTCCACAAGCCGTATGGCGTACTCTCCCAATTCACGCCCGAACACGGTCACCCGTCGCTTCGCGATTTCGGCCCTTTTCCTCCCGGTGTTTACCCCGTCGGCAGGCTTGATCTTGATAGCGAAGGCCTGCTGTTGCTGACGAATGACAACATCCTTAAACACCGGCTTGCTGACCCGAAGTTCGGGCATCCGAGAACGTATTTTGTTCAGGTGGAGAGAATCCCGGACGAAACTGCGCTCCAAAAGCTGCGAAAAGGCATGGTGATCGAAGGAAGGAAAACCAAACAGGCCGAAGTGAAGATGCTCGAAGCAGAACCAGACCTGCCCCCCCGAAGCGTGCCAATCAGGTTCAGAAGAAATGTCCCTACTGCATGGCTTGAAATGACATTACGCGAGGGGCGAAATCGCCAAGTGCGTAAACTGACGGCTGCTGTCGGGCACCCAACGCTGAGGCTCGTGCGGGTACGCATCGGCCCTTTGGCTCTGAAAAGCCTGGCAAGCGGCGAGAGTAGGTCGCTTTCCGCGAATGAAATCCAATCACTCGGAGACTTACGTTGA
- a CDS encoding MarR family transcriptional regulator, whose translation MRTTKRYGKKADAALTLWVKLARAFSVFSKATGEDIEGYGLTQAQFGVLECLGHLGPMTMGQLCRKKLVSGGNMTVVVDNLEKLSLVERVHSTKDRRAITLQLTVKGKKLFEEIFPKHAKHVGMLASALSTEEQAQLGKLLKKLGLSLREPK comes from the coding sequence ATGAGAACAACAAAGCGTTACGGCAAGAAAGCCGATGCAGCCTTGACCCTCTGGGTGAAACTCGCGAGGGCCTTTTCGGTGTTTTCTAAAGCAACAGGCGAGGATATCGAAGGGTACGGCCTTACACAGGCACAATTCGGGGTGTTAGAGTGTCTCGGCCACCTCGGCCCCATGACGATGGGTCAGTTGTGTCGCAAGAAGCTGGTCAGCGGCGGTAACATGACGGTTGTGGTTGACAATCTCGAAAAGCTCTCGCTGGTGGAGCGCGTACACAGTACGAAAGACCGGCGGGCGATAACGCTTCAACTTACTGTAAAGGGGAAGAAGCTGTTCGAGGAGATTTTTCCGAAGCATGCGAAACATGTTGGGATGTTAGCCTCGGCTCTGTCAACAGAGGAGCAGGCTCAGTTAGGCAAGTTGCTCAAGAAACTGGGATTGTCTCTTCGGGAACCGAAATAG
- a CDS encoding DoxX family protein, giving the protein MKQPRVVQRLKNDSAVIVIRVMVGAVFLSEGIQKFLFPDSVGVGRFTKIGIPAPEIMAPFVGVVEMLCGSLLLLGLFTQYAAIPLIITMLVAIATTKIPILLESGFWKMAHDSRNDWSMLLGSIFLLIVGGGRWSIDSRRGQKEASHAKPAEVQ; this is encoded by the coding sequence ATGAAACAGCCTCGCGTGGTGCAGAGATTGAAGAACGACTCCGCGGTGATAGTGATTCGCGTGATGGTGGGTGCCGTATTCCTGTCCGAGGGGATTCAGAAATTTCTCTTCCCTGATTCGGTTGGCGTCGGCCGATTCACCAAAATCGGTATTCCCGCCCCGGAGATCATGGCGCCCTTCGTCGGAGTAGTTGAGATGCTCTGCGGTAGCTTGTTGCTGCTCGGCCTTTTCACGCAATATGCGGCCATCCCGCTCATCATCACGATGCTTGTCGCGATTGCTACAACAAAAATCCCAATCCTTCTCGAAAGCGGCTTTTGGAAAATGGCGCATGACTCCCGTAATGACTGGTCGATGCTGCTCGGCTCGATTTTCCTGTTGATCGTCGGCGGCGGAAGATGGTCGATTGATTCGCGTAGAGGGCAAAAGGAAGCAAGTCACGCAAAGCCAGCGGAAGTCCAGTGA
- a CDS encoding DUF1446 domain-containing protein, translated as MKDKIRIASGQGFWGDLLTAPYDQVTRGPIDYMMMDYLAEVTMSIMQKQKRKDPKLGYAKDLVPLMERILPIITKKDIKVITNGGGVNPAACRDAIFAVAKKLGISKLKIGVVLGDDILDQLDELKKKGIHLHNMESGESLDSVRDKVMSANVYFGAWPIVEALRQGAQIIITGRTTDTGLTLAPMIYEFGWKENDWDTISAGTVAGHILECGGQASGGNFSAGWKNVPDMAHIGFPIAEAFPNGEVVITKHENTGGLVSRQTVTEQLMYEIGNPANYITPDCVADFTTIHLEDIGPNRVRMFGVKGKPATDSYKVSMSYLDGYTAIGTLTYAWPDALEKARAADQILRTRLADLGLKFDEIRSEFMGYNSCHGPLSVMPNEINEIVLRIGVRDHDQKAVERFGMELAPLILTGPPAVTGFAGGRPKPSEVIAYWPALIPKTAVQPIVEVVEV; from the coding sequence GTGAAAGACAAAATTAGAATTGCCAGCGGACAAGGCTTCTGGGGTGACCTTCTCACCGCTCCGTACGACCAGGTGACCAGAGGCCCGATTGACTACATGATGATGGACTACCTCGCGGAGGTCACCATGTCCATCATGCAAAAGCAGAAGCGGAAGGACCCGAAGCTTGGCTATGCGAAGGACCTTGTTCCGCTCATGGAGCGGATTCTTCCAATTATCACGAAGAAAGACATTAAGGTGATTACGAACGGCGGCGGCGTGAATCCTGCTGCCTGCCGGGATGCCATTTTTGCGGTTGCGAAGAAGCTCGGAATATCCAAGCTGAAGATAGGTGTCGTGCTGGGAGACGACATTCTCGACCAGCTCGACGAGTTGAAAAAGAAGGGTATTCATCTCCACAATATGGAATCGGGTGAGAGCCTTGACTCTGTACGTGACAAGGTTATGAGTGCCAACGTATACTTCGGTGCCTGGCCGATTGTCGAGGCGTTGCGGCAAGGTGCCCAGATCATTATCACGGGACGGACAACTGATACAGGCTTGACTCTTGCGCCGATGATCTATGAATTCGGGTGGAAGGAAAATGATTGGGATACGATTTCAGCAGGCACGGTTGCAGGCCACATTCTTGAATGCGGTGGACAGGCCAGCGGCGGCAACTTCTCTGCCGGATGGAAGAACGTTCCCGACATGGCTCATATCGGGTTTCCGATTGCCGAGGCGTTTCCTAACGGAGAAGTCGTCATTACAAAACATGAGAACACCGGGGGACTTGTATCGCGCCAAACAGTCACCGAGCAATTAATGTACGAGATTGGCAATCCTGCCAATTACATTACGCCGGATTGCGTCGCGGATTTCACAACCATTCATCTTGAAGATATCGGCCCCAATCGTGTCAGGATGTTCGGCGTGAAGGGCAAGCCTGCTACCGATTCGTACAAGGTTTCGATGTCGTATCTTGACGGTTATACGGCAATCGGTACACTCACGTATGCGTGGCCTGACGCTTTAGAGAAAGCAAGAGCCGCGGATCAGATCCTTCGTACGCGGCTTGCCGACCTCGGGTTGAAATTCGATGAGATTCGTTCGGAATTCATGGGCTACAACTCGTGTCACGGTCCGCTATCAGTGATGCCGAATGAGATAAATGAGATTGTGCTGAGGATCGGGGTTCGGGATCACGACCAAAAAGCAGTTGAGCGCTTTGGAATGGAACTCGCGCCACTCATACTCACCGGTCCGCCGGCCGTGACAGGTTTTGCCGGCGGTCGCCCGAAACCAAGTGAGGTCATTGCCTATTGGCCGGCGCTTATTCCGAAGACCGCTGTACAACCGATCGTGGAAGTTGTTGAAGTGTAA
- a CDS encoding nitroreductase family protein yields MDNTIRRRWSPKGFLDIPVEPEKLVSLFEAARWSPSSRNEQPWRFIVETKSHPEGYERLFSTLTESNKSWAGEAPVLIAGFAKKLFERDNRFNRVALYDTGGAVANLTVQAVSLGLQVHQMGGYDMRRLRELYSVPEEFEPAAILAVGYADEEQRTSRVRLRHELHTMVYEGVWGSASGFLRTSLEHHIHHQ; encoded by the coding sequence ATGGATAATACGATTCGCAGGCGGTGGAGTCCGAAGGGTTTCCTGGATATCCCAGTCGAACCTGAAAAGCTCGTAAGCCTTTTTGAAGCGGCACGCTGGTCGCCCTCAAGCCGCAATGAACAACCGTGGCGTTTCATCGTTGAAACAAAGTCTCATCCTGAAGGCTATGAACGACTTTTCAGCACATTGACGGAAAGCAACAAAAGCTGGGCGGGTGAAGCTCCCGTGTTGATTGCCGGCTTTGCGAAGAAGTTGTTCGAACGTGACAACCGGTTCAATCGGGTTGCGTTGTACGATACCGGTGGCGCCGTGGCGAATCTGACAGTACAGGCCGTTTCACTCGGACTTCAGGTTCACCAGATGGGCGGGTACGATATGCGCCGTCTGAGAGAGCTATACAGTGTTCCCGAGGAATTTGAGCCGGCTGCAATTCTCGCAGTAGGATATGCAGACGAAGAGCAACGGACGTCGCGCGTGCGCCTGCGCCATGAGTTGCACACCATGGTGTATGAAGGCGTATGGGGGAGTGCCTCCGGGTTTCTGCGCACAAGTCTGGAACACCATATACATCACCAATAA
- a CDS encoding DUF2339 domain-containing protein: MEILIGLFSILLFLAPLILVIVNASKVSSLTRRLQQVEFTLLQLRNELESLRKGKPQEKPVPDIAPERKHEPAPEITTKPPPVPLHVRQPQPPVVPAQEPSESIPPRISEPIFQSSARQIRKEGRTSKEWEALIGGKVLNRIGALALIIGVGFFLKYAFDNNWISESVRVLMGAMAGGGLLFFAMRMHKKGFEVFSQGLVGAGVSILYLSVYAAYNFYHLVPQVVAFVLMAIVTMVTLWQSLKYDSLAVALLGWAGGFLTPFMLSAGAGNEIGLFTYIALLTAGLLSIVISKEKWIVIEPLTMAGTYFIYFLWFDSVFKPELLTPAVFFLTLFWILFLGFEAFRNLNKNEAWSALRHILAVVNGVLYYIGMYHLLEPDYHAWMGLTTFLIALPYFGLFLILKNGGEATQDLLDRYVLGAIVLVFSATAIQFSGFMTVILWSLEVLIVVYAGTKSGMKSLWAAAVVLFSITMFKLFLSDGSFTHIPLEEFRLLFTMRAAAFLALGAALFVASEIFRKREESLARRIGSGLSYAWCVVFFVFLSSETINLFDRWMLYVEGAARESLLFKEDLTLALVWTAYSIILTWFGFRRSSRPVLHAGIGLMVLGLAAGLFRSLWFEPIEWFSLLFNVRVFVLCLLLVGAIVQQRLWKSGSKEGNWTRTVAAIFGLTIVALVLVLLTSETRDFFQKEIRVLQLQMGDNWTKDFEAQLSNLRNMQSLSLSGVWLVYSVILMVVGIWKRYRNLRLVAIGLFGVAILKIFIYDLSFLQTLYRIFSFIGLGVILLGVSYLYQKYKSIILEGEAPGVSPIP; the protein is encoded by the coding sequence GTGGAAATCCTAATCGGGCTTTTCAGTATTCTGCTTTTTCTGGCACCGTTAATTCTTGTTATTGTCAATGCAAGCAAGGTAAGCTCGCTGACCCGCAGGCTGCAGCAAGTGGAATTCACGCTTCTTCAATTGCGCAACGAACTCGAAAGTTTGAGGAAGGGGAAACCTCAAGAGAAACCTGTACCGGATATAGCGCCCGAGAGGAAGCATGAGCCAGCTCCTGAAATCACAACGAAACCCCCTCCAGTTCCGCTGCACGTTCGTCAACCGCAACCTCCTGTCGTGCCAGCACAAGAACCTTCCGAGTCTATTCCGCCGCGGATTTCCGAGCCCATCTTTCAATCTTCTGCACGCCAGATCAGAAAAGAAGGCCGGACAAGCAAAGAGTGGGAAGCGCTCATCGGTGGCAAGGTCCTGAACCGCATCGGAGCGCTGGCGCTGATCATCGGCGTCGGGTTCTTTCTCAAATATGCGTTTGACAATAATTGGATTTCGGAGAGTGTCCGGGTGTTGATGGGCGCAATGGCGGGAGGAGGACTGTTGTTCTTCGCAATGCGGATGCACAAGAAAGGATTCGAGGTATTCTCGCAAGGACTTGTTGGGGCCGGAGTGTCGATTCTCTATTTGTCTGTGTACGCTGCCTATAACTTCTACCACCTCGTTCCCCAGGTTGTCGCGTTTGTGTTGATGGCTATAGTCACGATGGTCACGCTGTGGCAATCACTCAAATATGATTCCCTTGCCGTAGCACTGCTCGGTTGGGCAGGCGGATTCCTGACGCCGTTTATGCTTAGTGCAGGCGCGGGGAATGAAATCGGCTTGTTCACGTACATTGCGTTACTCACGGCCGGACTTCTGAGCATCGTCATCAGCAAAGAAAAATGGATTGTCATCGAACCGCTGACGATGGCGGGTACGTACTTCATCTATTTTTTGTGGTTTGATTCGGTATTCAAACCGGAATTGCTGACGCCGGCGGTGTTCTTCCTGACTCTCTTCTGGATTCTGTTTCTGGGATTCGAAGCCTTTCGAAATCTCAACAAGAACGAAGCGTGGTCTGCATTACGCCACATACTTGCCGTCGTCAATGGTGTACTGTATTACATCGGCATGTATCATCTCCTTGAGCCGGATTATCACGCGTGGATGGGATTGACAACGTTTCTTATTGCTCTGCCTTATTTCGGGCTGTTTCTCATCTTGAAGAATGGAGGCGAAGCGACGCAAGACCTGCTGGATCGATACGTTCTTGGAGCAATCGTGCTGGTATTCAGCGCGACGGCAATACAGTTTTCCGGATTCATGACCGTTATCCTGTGGTCTCTTGAAGTTCTGATCGTAGTCTACGCGGGAACAAAATCTGGCATGAAGTCGCTCTGGGCAGCCGCAGTAGTTCTGTTCTCCATTACAATGTTCAAACTCTTCTTGTCAGATGGCTCGTTCACACACATTCCTCTTGAAGAATTCAGACTTCTGTTTACGATGCGAGCGGCGGCGTTTCTGGCGCTCGGCGCAGCGTTGTTTGTGGCATCGGAGATATTCAGGAAACGCGAGGAATCGTTGGCGCGCCGGATTGGTTCAGGATTGAGCTACGCGTGGTGTGTCGTCTTTTTTGTGTTCCTTTCTTCAGAAACCATCAATCTGTTCGACCGGTGGATGCTCTACGTTGAAGGCGCTGCAAGGGAGTCGCTTCTATTCAAGGAGGATCTGACACTCGCCCTCGTATGGACCGCTTACTCGATTATTCTGACGTGGTTCGGCTTTCGCCGGAGTTCACGTCCAGTGCTGCATGCGGGTATCGGCCTGATGGTGTTGGGATTGGCGGCGGGGTTGTTCAGGTCTCTCTGGTTTGAGCCGATTGAATGGTTCTCTCTTCTGTTCAATGTCCGCGTATTCGTGTTGTGTTTGCTCCTTGTCGGAGCAATCGTGCAGCAGCGCCTCTGGAAATCGGGAAGCAAAGAAGGCAATTGGACAAGAACCGTGGCAGCAATCTTCGGCTTGACGATTGTTGCCCTCGTGCTTGTTTTGCTGACATCCGAAACGAGAGATTTCTTTCAGAAGGAGATTCGCGTTCTGCAACTGCAAATGGGCGACAACTGGACGAAGGATTTCGAAGCACAACTCAGCAACCTGCGGAACATGCAATCGCTATCGCTTTCCGGTGTATGGCTTGTCTACTCAGTGATTTTGATGGTGGTCGGAATCTGGAAGCGGTACCGGAACCTCCGGCTGGTCGCCATTGGCCTGTTCGGTGTTGCGATTTTGAAGATCTTCATCTACGATCTCTCGTTCTTGCAGACACTGTATCGCATCTTTTCCTTCATCGGACTTGGTGTGATACTTCTTGGCGTGTCGTATCTGTACCAGAAGTACAAGTCCATCATTCTGGAGGGAGAGGCGCCCGGAGTGAGTCCGATTCCTTGA
- a CDS encoding DsrE family protein has protein sequence MSILILINDAPYGTEKAYNGLRLAMAIQKDHTAVQVNVFLMADAVACALPNQSTAQGYYNTERMLKSVLSKGGKVKACGTCADARGVRNLPLIEGIEMSNMAELAQWSVDADKVFTF, from the coding sequence ATGAGTATACTCATTCTCATTAATGATGCACCTTACGGAACCGAGAAGGCTTACAACGGCTTGCGATTAGCAATGGCCATTCAGAAGGATCACACCGCAGTGCAAGTGAATGTCTTTTTAATGGCGGACGCCGTTGCTTGTGCCTTACCAAACCAGTCCACGGCTCAAGGCTATTACAATACCGAGCGGATGCTCAAATCGGTTCTCAGCAAGGGGGGAAAGGTCAAAGCATGCGGAACTTGTGCTGATGCAAGGGGAGTCCGGAATCTGCCGCTCATTGAAGGCATTGAGATGAGCAATATGGCCGAGCTTGCCCAGTGGTCGGTTGACGCGGACAAAGTATTCACTTTCTGA
- the chrA gene encoding chromate efflux transporter gives MKEIAFVFLKLGTIAFGGPAAHIAMMEEEIVRRKNWLSHEHFLDLLGATNLIPGPNSTEMAIHIGYLRAGWRGLIVAGVCFIVPAVLITLFFAHLYVEYGSTPQLGSLVFGIRSAIIAIIAAAVIRLGKPILKNRFMIVLSAVVAILNLVGVDEILLLFSAGAIGLLWNYRNRIQELFLLPLLSGTLAVQSLPANGAATGASLTGLGLFFLKIGSILYGSGYVLVAFLQGGLVEARQWLTQAQLLDAVAAGQFTPGPVLSTATFIGYVILGLPGAVVATTGIFLPSFILVLIISPFIPRLRKSQLMRGFLDGVNAASLGLMLAVAIMLAAVSLVSASSWTIFLVAGFVILIWKINAAWIVSGSAFFGWFFSQL, from the coding sequence GTGAAGGAAATCGCGTTTGTATTCTTGAAACTTGGCACGATTGCCTTTGGCGGCCCCGCCGCCCACATTGCGATGATGGAAGAGGAAATCGTAAGACGGAAGAATTGGCTGTCACACGAGCACTTCCTTGACCTTCTCGGGGCGACGAACCTCATTCCAGGACCCAATTCAACCGAAATGGCAATTCACATCGGTTACCTACGCGCGGGGTGGAGGGGACTGATTGTAGCCGGTGTTTGCTTTATTGTGCCCGCGGTTCTCATTACGTTGTTCTTTGCTCACCTGTACGTTGAGTATGGTTCAACGCCGCAACTTGGTTCATTGGTCTTTGGCATCCGGTCGGCGATTATTGCAATTATCGCCGCGGCGGTGATTCGTCTCGGCAAACCGATATTGAAGAATCGCTTTATGATTGTTCTTAGCGCTGTCGTAGCGATACTGAACTTAGTAGGAGTTGATGAGATTCTTCTCTTGTTCTCTGCCGGAGCGATCGGGCTTCTGTGGAACTATCGCAACAGGATACAGGAATTGTTTCTTCTACCTTTGTTGAGTGGTACGCTCGCAGTACAGAGCCTACCGGCGAACGGAGCCGCAACAGGAGCTTCACTTACCGGTCTTGGTTTGTTCTTCTTGAAGATTGGCTCCATCCTTTACGGAAGCGGATATGTTCTTGTAGCCTTTCTTCAGGGCGGACTTGTCGAGGCGAGACAGTGGCTTACTCAAGCCCAGCTTCTTGATGCGGTTGCGGCGGGGCAGTTCACCCCCGGCCCCGTTCTTTCCACAGCAACGTTCATCGGATATGTGATACTCGGATTGCCGGGCGCGGTTGTTGCCACGACAGGTATTTTTCTTCCGTCGTTCATACTTGTTCTGATCATCAGTCCTTTCATTCCCAGACTGAGGAAGTCACAGCTTATGAGAGGTTTCCTGGATGGAGTAAATGCTGCTTCACTCGGGTTGATGCTTGCAGTTGCCATCATGCTCGCGGCAGTGTCGCTTGTGTCCGCTTCATCATGGACAATCTTCCTTGTTGCCGGGTTCGTGATTCTAATCTGGAAAATCAATGCTGCGTGGATTGTCTCCGGCTCTGCCTTTTTTGGGTGGTTCTTCTCACAGTTGTGA
- a CDS encoding VOC family protein: MKSISQDAKIAYVRLCVNDLKKSEAFYGALLGFRDVARTDSEVALSSTGQLPFHIHLKENPQAKRPPHGSAGLFHVAIRFPDRQELAKTLLRLIEASYPIQGASDHAVSEAIYLADPEGNGIELYCDRPRDSWRWQNGEVYMVTEPLDVEGLLQTADGKWDGLHHQTDIGHVHLSVTNLAKVEEFYVKNIGFGVTARSYPGALFLAAGSYHHHIGTNIWASRNGAARQQNTTGILAFGVSLPQIEWEAMRQGLAESKLSYTSSSILGKEPILRLHDLDGIGVEFIQTAM; encoded by the coding sequence ATGAAATCCATCTCTCAAGATGCTAAAATTGCGTATGTCCGCTTGTGTGTCAATGACCTCAAGAAATCTGAGGCCTTTTACGGAGCTTTGCTAGGATTTCGTGACGTCGCAAGAACTGATTCAGAGGTTGCCCTGTCATCAACAGGGCAACTTCCGTTTCATATCCACCTGAAAGAGAACCCTCAAGCGAAACGTCCGCCGCATGGTTCTGCCGGACTGTTTCATGTGGCAATCCGTTTTCCCGACAGACAAGAGCTGGCGAAAACGTTGTTACGCTTGATCGAAGCGTCGTATCCCATTCAAGGGGCCTCGGATCATGCAGTGAGCGAAGCAATCTACCTTGCTGATCCTGAGGGAAATGGCATCGAGTTGTATTGCGATCGGCCCCGAGACTCATGGCGATGGCAAAACGGGGAAGTCTACATGGTTACCGAGCCGCTTGATGTTGAGGGGTTGCTGCAAACCGCCGATGGCAAGTGGGATGGCCTTCATCACCAAACCGATATCGGGCATGTTCATCTCAGCGTTACGAATCTTGCTAAGGTCGAAGAATTCTATGTCAAGAACATCGGTTTTGGTGTAACCGCAAGGTCATACCCCGGAGCGTTGTTTCTTGCAGCCGGCAGCTATCATCATCACATCGGCACGAACATTTGGGCGAGTCGCAACGGTGCTGCCCGGCAGCAGAATACGACAGGCATTCTTGCTTTTGGAGTTTCGCTTCCGCAGATAGAGTGGGAAGCGATGCGACAAGGTCTTGCCGAATCGAAACTCTCGTACACCTCTTCCTCAATTCTCGGCAAGGAACCGATACTACGTCTTCATGACCTCGATGGAATAGGCGTCGAATTCATACAGACTGCGATGTAA
- a CDS encoding polyisoprenoid-binding protein has translation MKHTILALLVFAAFSGQAQTKWKLDKSHSNVNFSVSHMVFSEVTGLFREFDATMVASKEDMTDAKIEATIKTSSIDTQNERRDNHLRADDFLNAEMYPEIKFVSTKVEKAGDRKYKITGNLTVRDITKPVVLDAEFRGTITDPRGNVKSAFKATTKIDRFEFGTKWNNVLDTGGLVAGKEIEVTLLLQFAKEKAQG, from the coding sequence ATGAAGCACACCATTCTTGCCCTTCTGGTCTTTGCCGCATTCAGCGGACAGGCACAAACGAAATGGAAACTCGACAAGTCGCACAGCAACGTGAATTTTTCCGTGAGCCATATGGTGTTTTCGGAAGTGACGGGCTTGTTCCGGGAGTTCGACGCTACCATGGTTGCATCGAAGGAAGACATGACCGATGCAAAGATCGAAGCCACAATCAAGACGTCAAGTATTGATACGCAGAATGAACGGCGGGACAACCACCTCCGTGCCGACGATTTCCTCAATGCCGAGATGTATCCGGAAATCAAGTTCGTGAGCACGAAAGTCGAGAAAGCCGGAGACCGAAAGTACAAGATTACCGGAAATCTTACCGTCCGCGATATAACAAAGCCCGTTGTTCTCGATGCGGAATTCCGAGGAACAATCACCGACCCTCGGGGAAATGTGAAGTCAGCGTTCAAGGCGACGACAAAGATCGATCGCTTTGAGTTCGGGACAAAATGGAACAACGTCCTCGATACGGGCGGTCTTGTTGCGGGCAAGGAAATCGAAGTAACGCTTCTCCTGCAATTTGCAAAAGAGAAGGCGCAAGGATAG